DNA from Leptospira mayottensis 200901116:
ACGAAGCTTACTTAAAAGGATACGATGCGGGTCGCGAAGTCGGTTTTAAAAAAGGCCAGGGAGAAGTTAGACGTCTTATCGACCGTTTGGGAACCATCGTCGGTAAGGCAATCGACATCCGAGAAGAAATCATCCAAGCTTCGGAAAAGCAAATGGTAGAAATGATCCTCATCATCGCACGCAAGGTGATCAAAGACGAAATTATAGAAAGAAAGGAAATTGTTCTCAACAATATTAGAGAAGCTTTAAAGAGAATCAAGGACAGAGATCGCGTGGACATTCGCGTCAACTTTGCGGACTTAGAACTCACCACCGCACACAAAGACGAACTTATCAAACTCATGGAATCCCTGCGCAAAGTCAATATCTACGAAGACTCTCGTGTAGACCGAGGCGGAGTTATCATCGAAACCGACGTGGGTGCGATCGACGCGAGAATTTCCACTCAGCTCAAAGAAATCGAGGAAGCGATCCGAAATGCAGAACCGATCTAAAATGTGGTAACCGACAAATGAGTATTTTGAACTCCTATTTTTTGAAATGGAAAATACCCCTAATAAACAAGAGAAAGCATTAAAAATTTTATCCAAGAGGAAAAAGACTTTCGATTATAAGATCGTAAATCTTATTTATGAAAAATTTTGGAAAGACAAATCTTTCTACGAAGCCAACTTTAGAATTTATTTAAATTCTAAAAATACAAAGAGCGCCGTATTTTAATCTTTATTATTTTCTCAAAAACCAAGTAGCGATTGGCGTGTTGTTGGGCCACACAACCAAACCAATGGGACTTTGAAAGAATTTGTAATCAATCGGCTTTTTTTAGGTTTGAATTGGGCGCATTTTGAAATCCAAAACGAATGAAGTCGACCTCTTATTTTTTCCGTAGCGCTTGAAACGATTCCTTTTCTTTGTTGGAACCATTTTTGCAAATCATAATAAAACATTTTCAACCTCTTCCTCTAGAGAGGAGTTTGACGCAAAGGTAGAGCAACTTGTTTTTTTAGGGTTTTCTGCACGAAAGATTCAGAGAATTTTTCCTTTGTAGTAGTTCCCGCAAAACCGGAAAATTTTAGAACTCATTCAAGTGTAGTAGTTCCTACAGAATTGAAGCATCTCAGAGCTTATCCCGCCTGCTCTTTTCCGTAGAAGTTCTCACAAAATCGACCTGCTCCAGATTGAACTTTTATTATTGAGTGTAAAAGCCGCGCCGAATGTATCCTTCATTGCTTTCCAACACGACATAATTCTTTTATTTTCGCATAGATACTTGACTTTCCTACAAACTCAGGATACCAAGAGATAATTCCGAGTTTTTCTATGATTGAAAAGAAATTTCACGAAAAAATAGACGTGATGTCGAAATACTTTCTGATCATGGATCGCACCGAAACGATCCGAAAATCCGGAAAGGTAATTCGAGTCTCTGGAAATGTTATTTATTCGGAAGGCCCACCCGATTCTAAAATCGGAGAACTGATGGATGTCCAGAAAAGCGGGAAAGAAGGTTATCTACAGTGTGAGATTGTAGGCTTTGAAGGTCATGTTTATACCCTTATGCCCTTAGGTCCCATCGAAGGAGTTTATCCAGAAGCATTCGTTTTTTCGTCCGGAAGAAAACTCGCAATCCCAGTCGGTAAAGAGCTTCTTGGAAGAGTTTTAAACGGGGTCGGAAGACCGATTGATAAAAAAGGTCATATCATCACAAAAGAAGAACGCGGACCTGATAACGATGTTCCAAATCCTCTGGATCGCCCCATCATCCGGGACATTCTTATGACCGGGGTTCGGGCAATCGACGGGATTCTTACCATAGGAAGGGGGCAACGTGTCGGGATTTTTTCCGGTTCCGGTGTCGGTAAATCCAGTCTCCTGGGTATGATCGCGCGTTATACTAATGCGGATATAAACGTCATCGCTCTCGTGGGAGAAAGGGGCCGAGAAGTAAACGAATTTATAGAGATCGACCTCGGTAAAGAAGGTCTTCAAAAATCTGTTGTTCTCGCCGCCACCTCAGATGCCCCAAAAATGGAACAGGTCAATTGTGCTTTGCTCGCCACCTCCATCGCGGAATATTTTCGAGACCAAGGAAAACACGTAAACCTAATGATGGATTCCTTAACTAGATTCGCTCAAGCCAACCGGGAAATCTCCGCTTCCAACCACGAACCTCCGATCACGAGAGGTTTTAGTTCATCAGTTTTTTCTAAATTAGCAAAACTTGTGGAACGTTCAGGAACCTCCAAATCAGGCGGAACGATCACTGGATTTTATACAGTTCTGACAGAAGCAGACGAAATGGAGGATCCGATTGCAGACGCTGTTCGAGGTTATATAGACGGACATATCATCCTAAACAGAAAACTCGCGGAAAAAAACCATTATCCCGCGGTAGATGTTCCCGCTTCCCTTTCAAGAGTGATGGCAAGAATCGCTCCGGAAAATCAGAACCTAAGAGCAGGGATGATCCGAGAACTCATCAGCGTTTATAACTCAGCGGAAGAATTGATCCGTTTGAACGCGTATGTTTCCGGTTCCGATCCGAGAGTTGATCTTGCAATTCGTAAAAAAGATAAGATCGATCGTTATCTGAAACAGAAAATTCAGGAGCGAAGCACCTATTCTCAAGCGGTGCAGGGATTGAAAGAGATACTCGAAGATGATGAGCAAGAAAAAGAGGAGTTCTAATTCTTGAAACGATTTCAATTCAATCTGGAACCCGTTTTAAATCTTCGTAAGAAAAAAGAAGATGAAAAACTTAAAAGTTTCTCCCTCGTAGCGGGAGAAATCAATCAGATCCGCAATTCTATTCGAGAAAACGAAAGACAAATAGAATTTCTAACTGGAGATTCCGCCTCTCTCCACGGAGCTTCTTTAAGAGATTACCAACTTCATCAGGGTTATATTCGTTCTCTCATCACCCAGAACGAAAACTTAGAATCCGATATCAAAGATAAAAAACCGGAACTCGACGCAAAAAGAGCCGAGTTGATTCTGGCTCAAAAAGATCGTAAAATTTTGGAAATCCTCAAAGAGAACCAATACAAGGCTTACAAAAAGTTATACTTCAAGAGAGAAAAGTTCGAACTCGAAGAACATTACAATCAACTTAAATCCATCCAATGGAGAAAAAACTATGAATCCTCTGAACCTGAACCGGCTCCGAGAATCTTTACGTACGATACGAGCTCAAGAACCGAAAACGACGAATCGGGAGCTTCAGAAATCAAAAAACTCTACGACAAATATAAAAGATGAATCCCTGTTTCAGAAAATCCTAAACGTCACTACCGAAAATTCTCCGCAAACGACGGATTCCATTCTCAGTCTTCAAAAGAAAATCTCCGATTTTCAAAAGAAAGCGGAACTATTAGAAAATAAGATCAACGGAAATCGAAT
Protein-coding regions in this window:
- the fliH gene encoding flagellar assembly protein FliH codes for the protein MAKLVFKPIQIADIKDQVELAIPDKYKKFHRDEDAEEFEVDQEGNIIEQYQGPSIEEIEAELSRYREENEEQVRKLLEDARRKSEEIEEEGRKRAFQMIQDSKEKVKLEEDTGKAKAEQILDRAKMEVERMIKEAEMKVAEIEHEAYLKGYDAGREVGFKKGQGEVRRLIDRLGTIVGKAIDIREEIIQASEKQMVEMILIIARKVIKDEIIERKEIVLNNIREALKRIKDRDRVDIRVNFADLELTTAHKDELIKLMESLRKVNIYEDSRVDRGGVIIETDVGAIDARISTQLKEIEEAIRNAEPI
- the fliJ gene encoding flagellar export protein FliJ, with translation MKRFQFNLEPVLNLRKKKEDEKLKSFSLVAGEINQIRNSIRENERQIEFLTGDSASLHGASLRDYQLHQGYIRSLITQNENLESDIKDKKPELDAKRAELILAQKDRKILEILKENQYKAYKKLYFKREKFELEEHYNQLKSIQWRKNYESSEPEPAPRIFTYDTSSRTENDESGASEIKKLYDKYKR
- the fliI gene encoding flagellar protein export ATPase FliI, whose amino-acid sequence is MIEKKFHEKIDVMSKYFLIMDRTETIRKSGKVIRVSGNVIYSEGPPDSKIGELMDVQKSGKEGYLQCEIVGFEGHVYTLMPLGPIEGVYPEAFVFSSGRKLAIPVGKELLGRVLNGVGRPIDKKGHIITKEERGPDNDVPNPLDRPIIRDILMTGVRAIDGILTIGRGQRVGIFSGSGVGKSSLLGMIARYTNADINVIALVGERGREVNEFIEIDLGKEGLQKSVVLAATSDAPKMEQVNCALLATSIAEYFRDQGKHVNLMMDSLTRFAQANREISASNHEPPITRGFSSSVFSKLAKLVERSGTSKSGGTITGFYTVLTEADEMEDPIADAVRGYIDGHIILNRKLAEKNHYPAVDVPASLSRVMARIAPENQNLRAGMIRELISVYNSAEELIRLNAYVSGSDPRVDLAIRKKDKIDRYLKQKIQERSTYSQAVQGLKEILEDDEQEKEEF